In Zea mays cultivar B73 chromosome 7, Zm-B73-REFERENCE-NAM-5.0, whole genome shotgun sequence, the following proteins share a genomic window:
- the LOC103633973 gene encoding fumarate hydratase 2, with protein MCVGRLKRMKSQKKVKKQMVAEASRKMLLILNFLFLVPVNMDYGLDPTIGKAIIQAAEEVAEGKLDDHFPLVIWQTSSGTQSNMNANEVIANRASEILGHKGGQKYVHPNDHVNRSQSSNDTFPTVMHIATVVEILSRFIPSLQQLHDSLHLKGFSLKLKH; from the exons ATGTGTGTGGGAAG GTTGAAGAGGATGAAGAGCCAAAAGAAGGTGAAGAAGCAAATGGTTGCTGAAGCTTCACGTAAGATGCT TTTGATATTGAATTTTCTTTTCCTTGTGCCA GTGAATATGGACTATGGCCTTGATCCAACAATAGGGAAGGCCATAATACAGGCAGCTGAGGAGGTCGCAGAGGGAAAGTTAGATGATCACTTCCCACTTGTTATCTGGCAAACTAGCAGTGGCACACAAAGCAACATGAATGCCAATGAG GTAATTGCAAATAGGGCATCTGAGATCCTTGGACACAAGGGCGGTCAGAAGTATGTGCACCCAAATGACCATGTGAATAGGTCACAATCTTCAAATGATACATTTCCCACT GTAATGCATATAGCGACGGTCGTTGAGATACTTTCAAGGTTTATCCCAAGTTTGCAACAGTTGCATGATTCACTTCATTTGAAA GGATTCAGCTTGAAGTTGAAACATTAG
- the LOC103633975 gene encoding probable mitochondrial-processing peptidase subunit beta, mitochondrial — MPLAQFAVAFNGASWVDPDSVALMVMQSMLGSWNKSAGGGKHMGSELVQKAAINDIAESVMSFNMNYKDTGLFGVYAVAKADCLDDLAFAIMHEMSKLSYRVTEEDVIRARNQLKSSIQLHLDGSTAVVDDIGRQLLTYGRRIPTPELFARIDDVDASTVKRVANRFIFDQDVAIAAMGPIQGLPDYNWFRRRTYMLRY; from the exons ATGCCCCTTGCTCAATTTGCTGTTGCTTTCAATGGAGCATCATGGGTAGATCCTGATTCTGTTGCACTGATGGTTATGCAATCAATGCTTGGTTCATGGAACAAGAGTGCTGGTGGAGGAAAGCACATGGG TTCGGAGCTTGTACAGAAAGCAGCAATCAATGACATTGCTGAGAGTGTAATGTCATTCAACATGAATTACAAGGACACTGGTCTTTTTGGTGTCTATGCTGTTGCTAAG GCTGATTGCTTGGATGATTTGGCTTTTGCAATTATGCATGAGATGAGCAAATTGTCATACCGGGTTACGGAGGAAGATGTTATCCGTGCACGTAATCAG CTGAAGTCCTCAATCCAACTCCACCTTGATGGTTCAACTGCTGTTGTCGATGACATTGGCCGCCAG CTGCTGACCTATGGACGAAGAATTCCTACCCCAGAGCTTTTTGCAAGAATAGATGATGTTGATGCAAGCACTGTGAAGCGTGTTGCAAACCGCTTCATCTTTGATCAG GATGTTGCTATTGCTGCGATGGGACCGATCCAAGGACTTCCAGACTACAACTGGTTCAGACGCCGGACCTACATGCTCCGTTACTAA
- the LOC100217302 gene encoding UDP-Glycosyltransferase superfamily protein, giving the protein MTGPGSAPTQTPPPEPKHNARRPVLLLGPPLLAVAVALLLGVSNNPLPRRFIRLLFGTRPSILRSSPPPDAAYEATGAVRTPCVLWMAPFASGGGYCSEAWSYVSALDAHAAAAGAGKNNFSLAIAHHGDLDSPEFWLGLPERSKHLAYRLASARCELSSAVVVCHSEPGAWYPPMYEALPCPPTGYDDPVFVIGRTMFETDRVSPEHVKRCNQMDAVWVPTDFHVSTFVKSGVDRTKVVKVVQAVDANFFDPAKHVALPLPIGVSVMEPEGSRFENGDSKRRDFVFLSVFKWEHRKGWDVLLRAFLQEFSGADDVVLYLLINAYHSDTNFSGKISRFVVESRIEMPMEGWGEIRVINEHVPQSVLPSLYKAANAFVLPTRGEGWGRPVVEAMAMELPVIVTNWSGPTEYLTEENGYPLDVDRLTEVTEGPFKGHLCAEPSVARLRDLMRHVVDDRDEARNKGKKAREDMIKRFSPEVVARIVAEKIQQVLIHTQLTNE; this is encoded by the coding sequence ATGACGGGGCCAGGCTCAGCTCCGACCCAAACACCCCCTCCAGAACCCAAGCATAACGCCCGCCGCCCCGTCCTCCTCCTGGGGCCGCCACTCCTAGCCGTCGCCGTTGCCCTCCTCTTGGGCGTATCCAACAACCCGTTGCCCCGCCGCTTCATCCGCCTTCTCTTTGGAACAAGGCCCTCCATTCTCCGCTCCTCGCCACCTCCTGACGCAGCTTACGAAGCAACCGGCGCGGTACGCACACCATGTGTTCTATGGATGGCCCCATTCGCCTCCGGCGGCGGGTACTGCTCCGAGGCATGGTCCTACGTCTCCGCGCTTGACGCGCACGCCGCCGCCGCTGGCGCTGGGAAAAATAATTTCTCGCTCGCAATAGCGCACCACGGCGATCTCGACTCGCCGGAGTTCTGGCTCGGCCTCCCCGAGCGATCTAAGCACCTGGCGTACAGACTCGCCTCTGCGCGTTGCGAGCTCTCCAGTGCCGTGGTCGTCTGCCACAGCGAGCCTGGTGCGTGGTACCCGCCGATGTACGAGGCCCTGCCGTGCCCTCCCACCGGGTACGACGATCCTGTGTTCGTCATTGGCCGGACGATGTTCGAGACCGACCGCGTCTCGCCCGAGCATGTCAAGAGGTGCAACCAGATGGATGCTGTATGGGTGCCTACCGATTTCCATGTGTCAACCTTTGTGAAGAGCGGTGTGGATCGTACCAAAGTTGTCAAGGTGGTGCAGGCTGTGGATGCCAATTTCTTTGATCCTGCCAAGCATGTGGCTCTTCCTTTGCCGATTGGTGTGTCCGTCATGGAGCCTGAAGGTTCGAGATTTGAAAATGGTGACTCCAAACGCAGGGACTTTGTGTTTCTTAGTGTGTTCAAATGGGAACATAGGAAGGGCTGGGATGTGCTGCTGAGAGCATTCTTGCAGGAGTTCTCTGGAGCTGATGACGTCGTACTCTATCTTCTAATCAATGCCTACCACTCTGACACAAACTTCAGTGGGAAAATCAGCAGGTTTGTTGTAGAATCCAGAATTGAGATGCCCATGGAAGGATGGGGTGAGATCCGGGTCATCAATGAGCATGTCCCTCAGTCTGTTCTTCCAAGTCTGTACAAAGCTGCAAATGCATTTGTGCTGCCAACCCGTGGTGAGGGCTGGGGCAGACCGGTGGTTGAAGCAATGGCCATGGAACTGCCTGTGATTGTGACTAATTGGTCAGGTCCAACAGAGTACCTGACTGAGGAGAATGGGTATCCATTGGATGTAGACAGGCTGACTGAGGTGACGGAAGGGCCATTCAAGGGCCACCTATGTGCTGAGCCATCAGTTGCTCGGCTGAGGGATTTAATGAGACATGTCGTTGATGATAGAGATGAGGCAAGGAATAAGGGGAAGAAGGCAAGGGAGGACATGATAAAGAGGTTCTCTCCAGAAGTTGTTGCCAGGATTGTTGCTGAAAAGATACAACAAGTGCTTATCCACACTCAGTTGACAAATGAGTAG